One genomic segment of Novisyntrophococcus fermenticellae includes these proteins:
- a CDS encoding TrkH family potassium uptake protein → MNRIFQFLKKQSPGRLITLGFAFVILLGTFLLLLPISVRPGMEVGFIDALFTSTSAVCVTGLIAIDTADHFTAFGRAVVALLIQVGGLGVTSVGVGFALAAGKRIGMKGRLLVKESLNVESSKGMIRLVKAVLLMTVCFELVGAILSFLVFMQDYPPLKAVEISIFHSIAAFNNSGFDILGGLQNLIPYRSDALLNLTTSGLIIFGGIGFLVIIDVLKNRSFKKLCLHSKVVLTTTAALLLIGTLLLKATEDISWLGAFFQSVSARTAGFSTYPIGEFSNAGLFTLTMLMFIGASPGSTGGGIKTSTFFVLIQSVRSLMTKRHQGAFHRSIPAEGTSKAYIIVFLSLLVVCSGTFFLCILEPGFSFMQLMFEVTSAFGTVGLSTGITPELGNLSKLVIVLIMFIGRLGAFTLASMWVYRPTPSARYTEESIIIG, encoded by the coding sequence ATGAACCGCATATTTCAATTTTTAAAGAAACAGTCTCCGGGCCGTCTGATTACACTGGGCTTTGCTTTTGTAATCCTACTCGGAACATTCCTGCTATTACTACCTATATCCGTAAGACCCGGCATGGAGGTGGGCTTCATAGATGCGCTATTTACCTCTACAAGCGCAGTATGCGTCACAGGCCTAATTGCTATAGATACCGCCGACCATTTTACAGCGTTCGGACGGGCTGTGGTTGCCTTACTGATTCAAGTGGGCGGTTTGGGCGTAACCTCAGTGGGTGTCGGCTTTGCTCTGGCCGCTGGTAAGCGGATTGGTATGAAAGGCCGCCTGTTGGTAAAAGAGTCGCTGAATGTAGAAAGTTCCAAGGGTATGATCCGGCTGGTAAAGGCGGTCTTACTCATGACCGTATGTTTTGAGCTCGTGGGAGCAATTCTCAGCTTCCTTGTATTTATGCAGGATTATCCTCCGCTTAAAGCGGTAGAGATCAGCATTTTTCATTCAATAGCCGCTTTCAATAATTCCGGCTTTGATATTTTAGGGGGTCTGCAAAACCTGATCCCTTACCGGTCAGATGCGCTGCTGAACCTGACGACCTCCGGTCTTATCATTTTTGGCGGTATTGGTTTTCTGGTAATCATTGATGTACTCAAAAACCGGTCATTTAAAAAGCTCTGCCTCCACTCAAAGGTTGTCCTTACGACAACAGCGGCGCTGCTTCTAATCGGTACACTGCTGTTGAAGGCCACCGAAGATATATCGTGGCTGGGTGCTTTTTTTCAAAGTGTTTCTGCGCGGACGGCAGGCTTTTCCACTTATCCCATCGGGGAGTTTTCCAACGCCGGGCTCTTTACCTTGACAATGTTGATGTTTATTGGTGCTTCGCCGGGCTCAACGGGCGGCGGTATCAAAACAAGCACTTTTTTTGTCCTGATACAATCTGTGAGAAGCCTCATGACAAAAAGGCACCAAGGGGCGTTTCACCGGAGTATTCCAGCGGAAGGAACCTCAAAGGCTTATATCATTGTCTTTCTTTCCCTGCTGGTAGTATGCAGCGGAACATTTTTCCTCTGCATATTGGAACCGGGATTTTCATTTATGCAGCTTATGTTTGAAGTAACATCGGCTTTCGGTACGGTGGGGCTTTCCACGGGTATTACACCAGAGCTTGGAAATTTAAGTAAGCTGGTGATTGTACTCATCATGTTTATCGGAAGGCTCGGCGCGTTTACGCTCGCCTCGATGTGGGTGTACCGCCCAACACCAAGCGCCCGCTATACGGAAGAATCTATCATAATCGGATAA
- a CDS encoding potassium channel family protein → MKNMKPASFGVIGLGRFGTALAKSLAESGKEVIVIDCNEDKVRELRHFTEYAYVAENLTKETLEEVGIQNCDAVIVCIGEKIDTSILTTLNVVSLNVPHVIAKAISRDQGAVLEKIGAEVVYPERDMALRLGKRLVSHNFLDYISLDNEVEIQQIPVTAAMIGRSVQEMNIRQKYGLNIIAIERECVTNIEVSPQFRFSAGDIIVVIGKVENIKRFEETTT, encoded by the coding sequence ATGAAAAATATGAAACCCGCCTCTTTTGGCGTTATCGGCCTGGGCCGTTTCGGCACAGCATTGGCGAAGAGCCTTGCAGAATCGGGTAAGGAAGTTATTGTTATTGACTGTAATGAGGATAAAGTGCGAGAATTGCGGCACTTTACGGAGTACGCCTATGTGGCGGAAAATCTGACAAAGGAAACCTTGGAGGAAGTAGGCATACAGAACTGTGATGCCGTTATTGTCTGTATCGGAGAAAAAATTGATACCAGTATTCTAACCACGCTCAACGTGGTAAGCCTTAATGTTCCCCATGTAATCGCAAAGGCCATAAGCCGGGATCAGGGGGCCGTGCTGGAGAAAATCGGCGCGGAGGTCGTATACCCGGAGCGCGATATGGCTCTCCGCCTTGGAAAGCGGCTGGTATCCCACAATTTTCTCGACTATATTTCGCTGGACAATGAGGTGGAAATCCAACAGATCCCGGTCACGGCAGCTATGATCGGGAGAAGCGTTCAGGAAATGAATATCCGGCAAAAGTATGGCCTGAACATCATTGCCATTGAACGGGAGTGCGTGACCAATATTGAGGTATCTCCGCAGTTTCGTTTTAGTGCAGGCGACATTATTGTGGTGATTGGCAAGGTGGAGAATATCAAGCGGTTTGAGGAAACGACGACGTAA
- a CDS encoding ECF transporter S component: MSKNTLWVTQTAVLAALLIVMQAATAALGNTIVTGSIVNLILIISVMIAGLSSGLTVAVISPIFAKLLGIGPLWPLIPFIIAGNIVLVLIWHFLGKRTFGKPIVVYIITLIAAAAGKFLMLYIGIVRVAVPYLLNLPEPQAATISGMFSVPQLFTALIGGTIAAVILPLLKKAVKN, from the coding sequence ATGAGTAAGAATACATTGTGGGTTACACAGACAGCGGTCCTCGCTGCACTTTTGATTGTCATGCAGGCGGCAACGGCGGCTCTTGGAAATACGATTGTTACCGGCTCTATTGTCAATCTGATTTTAATAATCTCGGTGATGATTGCCGGCCTTTCATCCGGCCTGACAGTGGCTGTGATTTCTCCCATCTTTGCAAAACTTTTGGGGATTGGACCCTTGTGGCCCCTGATTCCCTTTATCATTGCCGGAAATATAGTTCTCGTTTTAATTTGGCATTTTCTTGGTAAACGCACCTTTGGAAAGCCAATTGTTGTATACATCATTACCCTTATCGCGGCGGCAGCCGGAAAATTTTTGATGCTATACATTGGAATTGTCCGGGTGGCTGTTCCGTATCTGCTTAATCTGCCGGAGCCACAAGCAGCAACAATATCCGGCATGTTCTCAGTTCCTCAGCTGTTTACAGCTTTAATCGGCGGGACCATTGCTGCGGTAATACTTCCCTTGTTAAAGAAAGCTGTTAAAAATTAA
- a CDS encoding LacI family DNA-binding transcriptional regulator has product MRKRRRNFNERYNKVSQEMVEKVQKAIKDLGYVPSLSAKSLAGRGSNLIGMSRLLQERAAGYRRALEEAG; this is encoded by the coding sequence TTGAGGAAACGACGACGTAACTTTAATGAAAGATATAATAAAGTGTCTCAGGAAATGGTGGAAAAAGTACAGAAGGCAATTAAGGATCTGGGATATGTCCCCAGCCTGAGTGCAAAGTCTCTTGCAGGAAGAGGATCTAATTTGATTGGTATGAGCAGACTTTTACAGGAACGGGCAGCCGGTTATCGAAGAGCGTTGGAAGAAGCGGGATGA
- a CDS encoding S26 family signal peptidase codes for MKMKGQLQVRRVVAAAGDTVDITEDALIINGAVQQRINYLTLEYCKCFMDCTCLRGTFAAKAIVLQAAVNAEFCNL; via the coding sequence TTGAAGATGAAAGGGCAGCTGCAGGTGCGCCGTGTGGTGGCTGCAGCAGGTGATACGGTGGATATCACAGAAGATGCTCTGATCATCAACGGTGCAGTCCAGCAGCGTATCAATTATTTGACCTTGGAGTACTGCAAATGTTTTATGGACTGCACATGTCTGCGTGGCACCTTTGCTGCAAAAGCCATCGTCCTCCAGGCAGCGGTTAATGCGGAGTTTTGTAATCTGTAA
- a CDS encoding ABC-2 transporter permease, whose translation MIFNLLYKELRLAAHPNFYVFTLLGVLVIVPAYPYGMVFLFGCLAPYLTFMYGRETNDIYYSALLPVPKRDTVKAKCLLIVLAQMTQLLISLPFAILRVHILPNGNPAGIEANVAYYGFGLMVYAIFDVIFLTQFFKTAYKVDRAFLLAIIPASIAVIVMEVVVHFPGFEWLDSVAPGMMLWQLPILALGIIVYTIGILTAYRVSANRFEQVDL comes from the coding sequence ATGATATTTAATCTTCTATACAAGGAATTGCGTCTGGCTGCTCATCCGAACTTCTATGTCTTTACATTGCTCGGTGTACTGGTTATTGTTCCGGCGTATCCTTATGGAATGGTATTCCTGTTCGGGTGTCTTGCCCCATATCTTACCTTTATGTATGGACGTGAAACAAATGATATTTACTATAGCGCTCTGCTTCCCGTCCCCAAAAGGGACACCGTGAAAGCCAAGTGTCTGTTAATAGTTTTAGCCCAGATGACACAGCTGCTTATTTCTTTGCCCTTTGCCATACTGCGCGTTCATATTTTGCCAAATGGAAATCCGGCAGGTATTGAAGCAAATGTAGCCTATTATGGTTTTGGACTGATGGTATATGCTATCTTTGATGTGATTTTTCTGACCCAGTTTTTCAAAACAGCTTATAAAGTTGATAGGGCGTTTCTGCTGGCAATCATACCGGCTTCTATTGCGGTGATCGTCATGGAGGTCGTAGTTCATTTCCCCGGGTTCGAGTGGCTTGACAGCGTTGCCCCGGGCATGATGCTGTGGCAGCTGCCTATACTGGCCCTTGGCATAATCGTATATACAATCGGGATACTGACTGCATACCGTGTTTCTGCAAACCGCTTTGAGCAGGTTGATTTATGA
- a CDS encoding exonuclease SbcCD subunit D, with product MKFLHIADLHIGKRVNEFRMIEDQKWILNQILDITDKEKPDGILIAGDVYDKSQPSAEAVELLDDFLTKLTVYKKPVFIVSGNHDSPERLGFGSRIMQKHGLYIAGVFDGTLQKITLEDDYGPVNICLLPFLKPAMVKPFFEQPIETYDGAVRTVLSDAEIDRQQRNILVAHQFVSYAAQEPERSDSETLSIGGLDNVDASAFDAFDYVALGHLHGPQRIGRETVRYAGSPLKYSFSEAHHHKSAVLVELQEKGSVKFNLLPFLPLHNLREIRGPMKELIRAGREDSSGSDDYIHATLTDEEEIYDAIGQMRQVYPNLMVLDLDNSRSRKALISQTAASRDDAGKRPLALFGDFYRLQNNKELDPEQLRVMEQIFEQAGGESI from the coding sequence ATGAAATTTCTCCATATTGCAGACCTGCATATTGGCAAGCGGGTCAACGAATTTCGTATGATTGAGGATCAGAAGTGGATATTAAATCAGATTTTGGATATAACGGATAAAGAAAAACCGGACGGTATCCTTATCGCCGGTGATGTTTATGATAAAAGCCAGCCTTCTGCGGAAGCGGTTGAACTTCTGGATGATTTTCTGACAAAACTGACGGTTTATAAAAAGCCGGTTTTTATAGTCAGCGGAAACCATGATTCTCCGGAACGTCTGGGATTCGGGAGCCGTATTATGCAGAAACATGGACTTTATATTGCGGGGGTATTTGATGGAACATTGCAAAAGATTACATTGGAGGATGATTACGGGCCTGTAAATATCTGCTTACTTCCATTTTTAAAACCGGCGATGGTAAAGCCTTTCTTCGAACAGCCCATTGAGACCTATGATGGAGCAGTGCGTACCGTTCTTTCTGATGCGGAAATTGACAGGCAGCAGCGGAATATTCTTGTGGCTCATCAGTTTGTGAGCTATGCTGCACAGGAGCCGGAGCGTTCCGATTCAGAGACGCTCTCCATTGGAGGACTTGATAACGTGGATGCTTCTGCTTTCGATGCTTTTGACTATGTGGCATTGGGACATCTGCACGGGCCTCAGCGAATAGGACGGGAGACTGTGCGTTATGCAGGTTCCCCTCTTAAATATTCTTTTTCTGAGGCACATCATCATAAATCGGCAGTTTTGGTGGAACTTCAGGAAAAGGGAAGTGTGAAGTTCAACCTTCTGCCCTTTCTGCCGCTGCATAATTTAAGGGAGATCAGGGGTCCGATGAAAGAACTGATTCGTGCAGGAAGGGAAGATTCCTCAGGCTCTGATGACTATATACATGCAACGCTTACGGATGAAGAGGAAATCTATGATGCGATTGGCCAGATGAGGCAGGTTTATCCCAATTTGATGGTGCTGGATTTGGACAACAGCCGCAGCAGGAAGGCGCTCATATCACAGACTGCCGCTTCCCGCGATGATGCAGGAAAAAGACCGCTCGCGCTCTTCGGGGATTTTTACAGATTGCAGAATAACAAGGAGCTGGATCCGGAACAATTGCGTGTTATGGAACAGATCTTTGAACAGGCAGGAGGGGAAAGCATTTGA
- a CDS encoding PepSY domain-containing protein, with translation MKFYAHFERRVKRHTCCFCLPGVVSTQPEAAQRSSIVRLSLILMPLLLLVAILGGYVIAGRKRNGAGSFHGTGDCPCQCGSVCVDVTFIKGRLDMGDGLSMYDIEFYTADTEYDYEINAATGTVHSRSHESIPQISGTNATDSIGTYIGVDQAKESAAEHAGVPASEVPFTKAMTE, from the coding sequence TTGAAGTTTTACGCACACTTCGAAAGGAGGGTAAAACGACACACGTGTTGTTTTTGCCTGCCCGGTGTTGTTTCCACTCAGCCGGAAGCCGCACAGCGCTCATCTATCGTCCGTCTTTCCCTGATTTTGATGCCGCTGTTGCTGCTGGTTGCCATTTTGGGCGGGTATGTCATCGCCGGCAGGAAGCGGAACGGGGCTGGGTCTTTCCATGGTACAGGAGATTGCCCTTGCCAATGCGGATCTGTCTGCGTCGACGTGACTTTTATCAAGGGAAGACTTGATATGGGCGATGGGCTATCTATGTATGATATAGAGTTCTACACCGCTGATACGGAGTATGACTATGAAATCAATGCGGCAACCGGTACTGTCCACAGCAGAAGCCATGAGTCCATTCCCCAAATATCCGGAACGAATGCAACAGACAGTATTGGCACCTATATTGGTGTGGATCAGGCCAAAGAAAGCGCAGCGGAGCACGCAGGGGTGCCTGCATCGGAGGTGCCCTTTACGAAAGCAATGACTGAATAA